The Pseudomonas sp. LFM046 region TAATGTTCCTCTTCCTGATTGGTTTGGAGATGCGACCATCGAGGCTCTGGGGACTGCGCCACCAGATCTTGGGACTTGGGCTGTCGCAGGTAGCCACCTGCTCCCTGTTACTCACTGTCATTGGACTGAGCTTTGGACTAACCGCCGCTCAGGCATTCGTTGCGGCGGCCGGTTTCGTGCTGACCTCAACGGCTGTTGTCATGCAGATGCTGAGCGAGCGGGGAGATATTGCTTCTATCGCAGGTCAACGCGTCGTTTCGGTACTGCTGCTCGAAGATCTGATGATCGTCCCATTGCTTGCACTTGTCGCCTTCCTAGCGCCCATCGCGCCTGAATCTGGCAGCTCTGACGGCATTCATTGGGTAGGGATAGGGACAGCTCTCGTGTCGATTTGCGGCTTGATCATCGCTGGCAGATATCTCCTCAATCCACTATTCGGACTGCTGGCGAACACTGGGGCGCGTGAGGTTATGACGGCTGCCGCTTTGCTTGTTGTCCTTGGCTCGGCTTATGCCATGCAACTGGGAGGACTGTCGATGGCGATGGGTGCCTTTGTTGCTGGTGTACTGCTATCGGAGTCCAGTTATCGGCACCAACTGGAGGTCGATATAGAGCCCTTTCGAGGAGTACTACTGGGGCTATTCTTCCTCGCAGTTGGCATGTCGTTGGACCTCGGTATCGTGGTTGCAAGCTGGAAAACCGTTGCGCTCTACGTTGCGGCGTACATGGCCACGAAAGCCGTAGCGATCTACCTGGTTGCACGCGTGTTCCGCTCGTCGCACCGCGAGGCATTGGAGCGAGCGCTGAGCATGGCCCAAGGAGGAGAGTTCGCGTTTGTACTGTATGCCGCCGCTGCGGCTTCCGGAATCATCGATACCCAACAGCATGCACTTTTGACCGCAGTCGTGGTGTTATCCATGGCGGTCACTCCTTTGACTGTTGCGGCGTTCAAGGCAGCATCCGGTCTCCATAACGCCTCCATCGAAGGATACCCAACTCCTGCAGGAGAAACAGGGGCGGCGCTGATTATTGGCTTTGGTCGAGTGGGGCAGATCGCCAGCCAGTTTTTACTCGAGCGCGGATTCGACATCTCGATAATCGACACGGATGTCGAGATGATCGACGTCGCACGAGAATTCGACTTCAAGGTTTACTACGGCGACGGTACCCGCCTGGACATCCTGCGTGCATCGGGGGCAAGCCAGGCTGATGTAGCTCTAGTCTGCATCGACAATGCTGACGGAAGCACTCGAATCACCTCCTTACTGAAATCCGAGTTTCCGTTGCTA contains the following coding sequences:
- a CDS encoding monovalent cation:proton antiporter-2 (CPA2) family protein — translated: MAVESHSLQLLPVITLLAAAVIAAPISKRLGLGAVLGYLVAGVIIGPFGGKVFNDPESILQIAELGVVMFLFLIGLEMRPSRLWGLRHQILGLGLSQVATCSLLLTVIGLSFGLTAAQAFVAAAGFVLTSTAVVMQMLSERGDIASIAGQRVVSVLLLEDLMIVPLLALVAFLAPIAPESGSSDGIHWVGIGTALVSICGLIIAGRYLLNPLFGLLANTGAREVMTAAALLVVLGSAYAMQLGGLSMAMGAFVAGVLLSESSYRHQLEVDIEPFRGVLLGLFFLAVGMSLDLGIVVASWKTVALYVAAYMATKAVAIYLVARVFRSSHREALERALSMAQGGEFAFVLYAAAAASGIIDTQQHALLTAVVVLSMAVTPLTVAAFKAASGLHNASIEGYPTPAGETGAALIIGFGRVGQIASQFLLERGFDISIIDTDVEMIDVAREFDFKVYYGDGTRLDILRASGASQADVALVCIDNADGSTRITSLLKSEFPLLPVLVRSVDRVHSLALVKAGADYQVRETFESAMVLGCRALESLGVGVDEIDAICTRIRERDQCRLDLQVLGGLNAGRELFSGKPGRDPE